One part of the Raphanus sativus cultivar WK10039 chromosome 7, ASM80110v3, whole genome shotgun sequence genome encodes these proteins:
- the LOC130498066 gene encoding uncharacterized protein LOC130498066 yields the protein MDDYYVWYNYGEEIDMRLGTSYVDPTHLSGSEEGGNLVQDRYVKIVNDAFCDNVTYDNYQHDDNYQNVVDPVSNHSQKFYDLLEGAKNPLYDGCHEGHSQLSLAARVLQNKTDYNMSEKCVDSVCQMLTEYLPPGNQSSASHYETERLMHNLGLPYYTIDVCVNNCMIFWKEDEKWDECQFCDAPRWKPRNEWRRTKVPYSCMWYLPIADRLERMYQSKKTASAMRWHAEHQAKEDEMCHPSDAAEWKHFQDLHPCFEEEPRNVYLGLCTDGFNPFGMSNNHSLWAVILTPYNLPPGMCMNTEYLFLTILNSRPNHPRASLDIFLKPLIAELKDLWSTGVEAYDVSLNQNFNLKDVLLWTISDFPAYGMLSGWTTHVYSERLSGVSPPKTSKCGGNGHDKKKSGYGKTHNWHKESIFWELPYWRDLTLRHNLDGKSKDTIKSRLDITLFCDREHLHVDSNGQAPFPPYTLDKTARTSLLECVKHSIKFPDGYASDLAKCVDHENGKFSGMKSHDFHVFMEKLLPFIFANLLDQNVHLALSEYYFADNIQTKSRFTRFDEGQVPVYHVEGVPDIFTHIGRPSGEMQELWLSEKDYRCAHSDVLRNCNYFQPFERMFEDYISAKYPDISENELSARRADEYHIWVKDYVSYWSNTHPFPLWVKDMANGPVNKAKTWPIYFTRGFVFHTQKHGEGRKTCNYGVCVKGESYTNVADEAHYYGILTDFIQIEYEGAVDLRTTLFKCKWYDPVFGRGIRRSNGGIIDVLSSRKYDKYDPFILASQAEQVCYIPYPYVKKPKKLWLNVLKVNPRRLIIPGEYEDVASLTLQQENEDAVSLTTIGNLEFEHLAHDREEPINLDFEVADGEPNDEFRCNLSSSDDDEEE from the exons ATGGATGATTATTATGTTTGGTACAACTACGGAGAAGAAATAGATATGAGATTAGGAACGAGTTATGTTGATCCTACGCATTTAAGTGGTAGCGAAGAAGGTGGTAATTTAGTACAAGATAGATATGTGAAAATAGTGAATGATGCATTTTGTGATAATGTGACTTATGATAATTATCAACATGATGATAACTATCAAAATGTCGTAGATCCGGTTTCCAACCATTCACAAAAATTCTATGACTTGTTAGAAGGAGCCAAAAATCCTTTGTATGATGGTTGTCACGAAGGTCACTCGCAGTTATCCTTAGCTGCTCGAGTTCTGCAAAATAAGACAGATTATAATATGAGTGAAAAGTGTGTGGATTCGGTATGCCAAATGTTAACAGAATATTTACCACCCGGAAACCAATCATCTGCTTCACATTACGAGACAGAAAGGTTGATGCACAATTTGGGCCTCCCATACTATACAATTGATGTTTGTGTTAACAATTGTATGATCTTCTGGAAAGAGGATGAAAAATGGGATGAATGTCAATTTTGTGATGCACCAAGATGGAAGCCTAGAAATGAATGGCGTAGAACGAAAGTACCATATAGTTGTATGTGGTATCTACCTATTGCTGACAGATTGGAGAGAATGTACCAGAGTAAGAAGACTGCATCagcaatgagatggcatgcagagcaCCAAGCAAAGGAGGATGAAATGTGTCATCCGTCAGATGCGGCAGAGTGGAAACACTTTCAAGATCTACATCCATGTTTTGAAGAAGAACCTCGTAATGTTTATCTTGGCTTATGTACAGATGGCTTCAATCCATTCGGAATGTCTAATAATCATTCGTTGTGGGCAGTGATCTTGACTCCATATAATCTACCCCCTGGTATGTGCATGAATACAGAATACCTGTTTTTGACAATTTTGAATTCTAGACCGAATCATCCGCGAGCTAGTCTAGATATCTTCCTTAAACCTCTGATTGCGGAGTTGAAAGATCTGTGGTCTACTGGAGTTGAAGCATATGATGTCTCCTTGAATCAAAATTTCAATCTTAAAGATGTGCTTCTGTGGACGATAAGCGACTTTCCGGCATACGGCATGCTATCAGGATGGACGACCCATG TTTATTCGGAGCGGTTAAGTGGTGTCAGTCCACCAAAAACATCCAAGTGTGGTGGAAATGGTCACGACAAGAAGAAATCTGGATATGGAAAAACCCATAATTGGCACAAGGAAAGCATATTCTGGGAACTGCCGTACTGGAGGGACCTTACTCTTCGACATAATCTTGAT GGTAAGTCGAAAGACACCATCAAGTCAAGATTGGATATAACACTTTTCTGTGATAGGGAACATTTACATGTTGATAGCAATGGGCAAGCTCCTTTCCCTCCCTACACATTGGACAAGACCGCAAGAACAAGTTTATTAGAATGTGTGAAACATTCGATTAAATTCCCAGACGGTTATGCTTCGGACCTAGCTAAGTGTGTTGATCATGAGAATGGAAAGTTTTCAGgcatgaagagtcatgactttCATGTTTTTATGGAGAAGCTACTTCCATTTATCTTTGCAAATCTCCTCGACCAAAACGTCCATCTTGCGTTATCag AGTACTACTTTGCTGACAATATACAAACGAAATCAAG GTTCACAAGATTTGATGAAGGTCAAGTTCCTGTATATCATGTCGAAGGAGTTCCTGATATATTTACTCATATAGGTCGTCCAAGTGGGGAAATGCAAGAACTATGGCTATCTGAAAAAGATTATCGATGCGCACATTCAGATGTTTTGCGAAATTGTAATTATTTTCAGCCATTTGAGAG GATGTTCGAAGATTACATCAGTGCAAAATATCCAGACATCTCAGAAAATGAACTCTCTGCGAGAAGAGCCGATGAATATCATATATGGGTGAAAGATTAT gtTAGCTATTGGAGCAACACACATCCTTTTCCTCTTTGGGTTAAAGATATGGCGAATGGACCAGTGAATAAAGCTAAAACATGGCCTATATATTTCACAAGAGGTTTTGTGTTTCACACGCAGAAGCATGGTGAGGGAAGAAAGACTTGTAACTATGGAGTATGTGTTAAAGGGGAGAGTTATACAAATGTAGCTGATGAAGCCCATTACTACGGAATCTTAACTGATTTCATACAAATCGAGTATGAGGGGGCAGTCGATTTGAGAACCACACTTTTTAAGTGTAAGTGGTATGACCCTGTTTTTGGTAGAGGCATCCGGCGGAGCAATGGCGGTATCATTGATGTGCTTTCATCAAGAAAATACGACAAATATGACCCCTTTATTCTAg CATCACAAGCAGAACAAGTTTGTTATATCCCGTATCCGTATGTAAAGAAACCAAAGAAGCTATGGCTCAATGTTCTAAAAGTGAATCCGAGAAGATTAATCATTCCTGGAGAATATGAAGACGTAGCCTCGTTGACGTTACAACAAGAAAACGAAGATGCTGTTTCTTTGACTACAATTGGAAACCTAGAATTTGAGCATTTGGCACATGATCGAGAAGAACCAATAAATCTCGATTTCGAGGTGGCAGATGGAGAACCAAATGACGAATTCCGATGTAATTTATCGTCATCcgatgatgatgaagaggaaTAA
- the LOC108838241 gene encoding uncharacterized protein LOC108838241: MTTYWDTAAAVDKSKKASKDRKSDRNGLGIAKHNSGQKSYMQIEQELTAELGRPATFGEVFIKAHTKKDGTYVDFKAEKVIEAYKKNKEEKLANLSTFCNDRGDLFGIGSLKKKLKWKRNDPSSSASFLHMQRKLEEAERKIEEQAVLIAKAEEDRARVEAANQSKMAEFTTMQKYILSTDPRYHAFIASEASSSPASTNQ, from the exons ATGACTACCTATTGGGACACTGCTGCAGCAGTGGATAAGAGCAAAAAGGCATCAAAGGATCGAAAGTCTGACCGTAATGGTCTTGGTATTGCCAAGCATAACTCAGGGCAGAAGTCATATATGCAAATCGAACAGGAGCTG ACAGCTGAGTTGGGAAGACCTGCGACTTTTGGTGAAGTATTCATCAAGGCTCATACAAAAAAAGATGGAACCTATGTCGATTTCAAAGCAGAAAAGGTTATTGAGGCTTACAAAAAGAATAAGGAAGAGAAGTTGGCTAACCTT tCCACTTTCTGCAATGACAGAGGAGATCTTTTTGGTATTGGAAGCCTCAAAAAGAAGCTTAAGTGGAAAAGAAATGATCCCAGCAGCTCTGCTTCTTTCCTGCACATGCAAAGAAAGCTTGAAGAAGCTGAACGCAAGATAGAAGAACAAGCTGTTCTTATTGCCAAGGCTGAGGAAGACCGTGCTAGGGTTGAAGCTGCTAACCAGTCTAAGATGGCCGAGTTCACCACTATGCAGAAGTATATCCTTTCAACTGACCCAAGGTACCATGCTTTCATTGCCTCTGAAGCATCATCATCTCCAGCTTCTACTAATCAGTAG